The sequence below is a genomic window from Chondrinema litorale.
GCACCGCCTTTATAAATTTTGTGAGGTACATTAAAAAGATACTCAGCCACAAGCTTATTCCATGTTTCTATATGGTTGTCTGGTAGTACTAGAATAATTTCGGTGTTATTATCAGCTTGTTTAAATTTTTCAATGGTATGCATTAAAATAACTTTATCCTTAAGTCGGATAAACTGTTTGGGTGTTCTAGTATTCATTCTGCTACCGCTGCCACCAGCTACAATTACTGCATACTTTTTAAAATTCAATTGCATGTTATTATAGAGTTGTTAATTTTAATAGGTGAAGTAAGTTGAAAAAAGAGGTATTTATAGTATAAAATCGAATAAATTTACAGCGCTATTTAAGAATAAATTAAGCTAAAAAAGCATTGAGCTTATTGTGGGTTTGTAAATTAAAGCAAAACTTACGAATTTCGACAAAATTTTACGATTTCCAGAATTGATATTTTAAAGTCAAAGATCTAATAATGGTTACAGAGGAAAAAGAAAAGAATGCAAACGAAGCGATTTTTTCAAAAGAAACATATATGTACTGGTATGAGAAGATGCTTCTAATCAGACGTTTTGAAGAAAAAGCGGGTCAATTATACGGTCAACAAAAAATCAGGGGTTTTTGCCACCTTTATATAGGACAGGAAGCTTGTGCAGTTGGAGCAGCATCAGCATTAATAAAAGGAGACAAGTACATTACTGCATATCGTGACCACGGCCAGCCATTAGCTTTGGGAACTCACCCAAATAATGTTATGGCAGAGTTATTTGCAAAAGAAACCGGTTGCTCTAAGGGCAAAGGAGGTTCAATGCACATATTTGATAAGGAAGTTGGATTTATGGGTGGCCACGGTATTGTAGGTGGTCAAATTCCATTAGGTGCAGGTATCGCTTTTGCTGAGAAATATAACAAAACAGGTAATCTTTGTATTTGTTATATGGGAGATGGCGCTGTAAGACAAGGTGCTTTCCACGAAGCTTTCAACATGGCAATGTCTTGGAACTTACCAGTAATATTTGCTATAGAAAATAACGGTTACGCAATGGGTACTTCAGTACAAAGAACCTCAAACGTAACTGACTTATATAAATTAGGTGCAGCTTACGATATGCCTTCTTACCCAGTAAATGCAATGAATGTAGAGGATGTGCATTTGGCTGTAGAAGAAGCTGCTGAAAGAGCTAGAGCTGGAAAAGGACCTACTTTACTTGAGTTAAGAACTTACAGATACAAAGGTCACTCAATGTCTGACCCTGCTAAATACAGAACTAAAGAAGAATTAGCATCTTACAAAAAGCAAGATCCAATCGAGCAAGTAAAAGCTAAAATTCTTGAGTTAGGTCATGCTACAGAAGAAGACTTGAAAAAAATTGATAAAGATATCAAACAAGTAGTTGCAGAATCAGTAACATTTGCTGAAGAGTCTAAGTACCCAGATCCATCAGAAATTTTTAAAGATATCTACGTACAAGAGGATTATCCTTACAGTACTAATTAATATTAAAAGCAATATATTGCTTTGGGTTTGGGCAATTACCAAACCCTTTTTTTTGCATAATAACTAGTTCAGTTGCCATTGTTTAATAAAATTAGGTAAGTTTGCTAGTTAGTAATTAAGAATAATTGTTTATTTTTGCAGCCTTAAAAAATATTTCCAATGGCAAAAAAAGATAAAACGGCAACGAGAAAAACATCAGGACACAAGGAAGATACATCAACAAAGATTTATGAGAGTCCTGAGGCTTTACAGGATCAATTAAATAGAACACAACAGTTTGCAGATAAGAATAAAAATTTGCTAACTGGTGTTTTAACTGTTGCAGTGTTAATTATTGGTGGAATTTTTTGGTATAAATGGTATGTGAACAAGCAAGATGTTACCGCTCAGGAACAACTTTTCCCTGCTGTATTTTACTTTGAAAAAGATTCATTAAATAAGGCACTTGATGGCGATGGTAACTATACTGATGGTTTTGTTGCTATTAGTGATGAGTATGGAGTGACAGAAGCTGGAAACCTTGCTGATTTTTATGCAGGTGTTAGTTTCTTGAAAGAAGGGGAATATGATCAGGCTATTTCTCATTTGTCTGATTTTAGCAGTGATGACTACTTAGTGCAAGCCAGAGTATATTGTTTATTAGGAGATGCTTATCTTCAAAAAGGACAAACTGGTGATGCAGTATCA
It includes:
- the pdhA gene encoding pyruvate dehydrogenase (acetyl-transferring) E1 component subunit alpha encodes the protein MVTEEKEKNANEAIFSKETYMYWYEKMLLIRRFEEKAGQLYGQQKIRGFCHLYIGQEACAVGAASALIKGDKYITAYRDHGQPLALGTHPNNVMAELFAKETGCSKGKGGSMHIFDKEVGFMGGHGIVGGQIPLGAGIAFAEKYNKTGNLCICYMGDGAVRQGAFHEAFNMAMSWNLPVIFAIENNGYAMGTSVQRTSNVTDLYKLGAAYDMPSYPVNAMNVEDVHLAVEEAAERARAGKGPTLLELRTYRYKGHSMSDPAKYRTKEELASYKKQDPIEQVKAKILELGHATEEDLKKIDKDIKQVVAESVTFAEESKYPDPSEIFKDIYVQEDYPYSTN
- a CDS encoding tetratricopeptide repeat protein, which gives rise to MAKKDKTATRKTSGHKEDTSTKIYESPEALQDQLNRTQQFADKNKNLLTGVLTVAVLIIGGIFWYKWYVNKQDVTAQEQLFPAVFYFEKDSLNKALDGDGNYTDGFVAISDEYGVTEAGNLADFYAGVSFLKEGEYDQAISHLSDFSSDDYLVQARVYCLLGDAYLQKGQTGDAVSNYKKATEYYPNKEFTPMYLLKLATAYEVSNDINSAAMIYQSIIDDYPAAQEVNTAKKYLAKIQ